One genomic window of Equus caballus isolate H_3958 breed thoroughbred chromosome 6, TB-T2T, whole genome shotgun sequence includes the following:
- the IAPP gene encoding islet amyloid polypeptide isoform X1 translates to MCILKLPVVLTVLSVTLNHLKATPIERQEWIVPVWSRNMPLELRGAKPGHEAGKTKSHQMEKRKCDTATCVTQRLANFLVHSSNNLGAILSPTSVGSNTYGKRNTVEILNREPLNYLPL, encoded by the exons ATGTGCATCCTGAAGCTGCCAGTAGTTCTCACTGTGCTCTCTGTCACGTTAAACCATCTGAAAGCTACACCCATTGAAAG ACAGGAATGGATAGTTCCAGTTTGGTCAAGAAATATGCCATTGGAACTTAGAGGAGCAAAGCCAGGACATGAAGCAGGAAAAACCAAAAG TCATCAGATGGAAAAACGGAAATGTGACACTGCCACGTGTGTGACTCAGCGCCTGGCAAATTTTTTAGTTCATTCTAGCAACAATCTTGGTGCCATTCTCTCACCTACCAGTGTGGGATCCAACACATATGGCAAGAGGAATACAGTCGAGATTTTAAACAGAGAACCACTGAATTACTTACCCCTGTAG
- the IAPP gene encoding islet amyloid polypeptide isoform X2, which translates to MNFSDGTSDRQEWIVPVWSRNMPLELRGAKPGHEAGKTKSHQMEKRKCDTATCVTQRLANFLVHSSNNLGAILSPTSVGSNTYGKRNTVEILNREPLNYLPL; encoded by the exons ATGAATTTCTCTGATGGAACTTCTGACAGACAGGAATGGATAGTTCCAGTTTGGTCAAGAAATATGCCATTGGAACTTAGAGGAGCAAAGCCAGGACATGAAGCAGGAAAAACCAAAAG TCATCAGATGGAAAAACGGAAATGTGACACTGCCACGTGTGTGACTCAGCGCCTGGCAAATTTTTTAGTTCATTCTAGCAACAATCTTGGTGCCATTCTCTCACCTACCAGTGTGGGATCCAACACATATGGCAAGAGGAATACAGTCGAGATTTTAAACAGAGAACCACTGAATTACTTACCCCTGTAG